The following coding sequences are from one uncultured Tateyamaria sp. window:
- a CDS encoding fumarate hydratase gives MIPISLIQSTAEVLMDKAAIEIPQDYLDGLQHAAKTEDGDLSSFVLKAMLENYEAAKEDRRAMCGDTGVPRWFVKMGNEARVEGGMVALEAALRRATANATNGVPLRPNRVHPLWRTDHNNNVGIGAPEIEYGFEPEGEWIDLITVHKGGLFGTDYRMLFPSDGVQGIKRFYLDSLMAFGKRGLACQPAIIGIGLGGSKDICMTLGKRASTLRIVGSRNSDPRIAEMEDEFKELGNSIGMGAMGFVGKNMVIDCNIEVGYCHTGGMPMSVHAFCLSSRRAVARIHADGRVEHRTDPDWFTDYQRRETVEWEPQREAAE, from the coding sequence ATGATCCCAATCTCCCTCATCCAATCCACTGCCGAGGTTCTCATGGACAAGGCGGCCATCGAAATCCCGCAGGACTACCTCGACGGCCTGCAACACGCGGCCAAGACCGAAGATGGCGATCTGTCCTCCTTCGTTCTCAAGGCCATGCTGGAAAACTACGAGGCCGCCAAGGAAGACCGCCGCGCCATGTGCGGCGACACCGGTGTCCCCCGTTGGTTCGTGAAAATGGGAAACGAGGCGCGGGTCGAGGGCGGGATGGTGGCACTTGAGGCCGCCCTGCGCCGCGCCACGGCCAACGCCACAAACGGCGTGCCCCTGCGCCCCAACCGCGTGCACCCGCTGTGGCGGACGGATCACAACAACAATGTCGGTATCGGCGCGCCCGAGATTGAATACGGGTTCGAGCCGGAAGGCGAATGGATCGACTTGATTACCGTACACAAGGGGGGCCTGTTTGGTACCGATTACCGCATGCTGTTCCCGTCCGACGGCGTTCAGGGGATCAAACGCTTCTACCTCGACAGCCTCATGGCCTTCGGCAAGCGCGGGCTGGCCTGCCAACCCGCGATCATCGGCATCGGGCTGGGCGGGTCCAAGGACATCTGCATGACACTGGGCAAACGCGCCTCGACCCTGCGGATCGTGGGCAGCCGCAACTCCGACCCCCGGATTGCAGAGATGGAGGACGAGTTCAAGGAACTCGGCAATTCCATCGGCATGGGGGCCATGGGTTTCGTGGGCAAGAACATGGTGATCGATTGCAATATCGAGGTCGGGTACTGCCACACGGGCGGGATGCCCATGTCGGTCCACGCCTTCTGCCTGTCCTCGCGCCGCGCCGTCGCACGCATCCACGCGGACGGGCGGGTGGAACATCGCACGGACCCGGATTGGTTCACCGATTACCAGCGCCGCGAAACGGTGGAGTGGGAACCCCAGAGGGAGGCGGCAGAATGA
- a CDS encoding sulfite exporter TauE/SafE family protein, producing the protein MTADVIAYLAIGAAAGGFINGLSGTGTALFALGFYLVVLPPTTSVAIVALMSVLVGVQGMWIVRASIFARPDRLLRFIVPGLIGVPLGLILLDRVDSGTLRIGIAVFLILYGGYFGFRAALPSFSRPTPIVDAVVGFAGGVLGGTAGVSGALPSMWLSIRPWTKTETRAVLQPFNMIMLITTVTLLFFRGAYDGTAVTALAVTIPCGLVAAQVGVMVFRRLSDTGFRRLLILLTLVMGIGILLTELT; encoded by the coding sequence ATGACGGCGGACGTCATTGCCTATCTTGCCATCGGGGCTGCGGCCGGCGGGTTTATCAACGGGCTGTCCGGCACCGGCACCGCGCTGTTTGCGTTGGGGTTTTACCTGGTGGTGCTGCCGCCAACCACGTCCGTGGCCATCGTCGCCCTGATGTCCGTACTGGTTGGCGTGCAGGGGATGTGGATTGTGCGTGCTTCCATCTTTGCCCGCCCGGATCGTCTGTTGCGGTTCATCGTTCCGGGTCTGATCGGTGTGCCCCTGGGCCTGATCTTGCTGGACCGTGTCGACAGCGGGACGCTGCGCATCGGGATTGCGGTGTTTTTGATCCTGTATGGCGGGTATTTCGGGTTTCGGGCCGCGTTGCCGTCCTTTTCGCGCCCGACACCCATTGTCGATGCCGTCGTCGGCTTTGCAGGTGGCGTGCTGGGTGGCACTGCGGGTGTGTCGGGTGCGCTGCCGTCCATGTGGTTGTCGATCCGGCCGTGGACCAAGACGGAAACGCGCGCCGTCTTGCAGCCCTTCAACATGATCATGCTGATCACCACCGTGACGCTGTTGTTCTTCAGGGGGGCCTATGATGGCACTGCGGTCACTGCGCTGGCGGTGACGATCCCGTGTGGGTTGGTTGCGGCGCAGGTGGGTGTCATGGTGTTTCGCCGCCTCAGCGACACCGGATTTCGCCGGTTGCTGATCCTGTTGACGCTGGTCATGGGGATTGGAATTCTGCTGACCGAATTGACGTAA
- a CDS encoding LysR family transcriptional regulator — protein sequence MTIRLLRTLVAVADNKTFSAAASAVHVTHAAVSQQMQTLEADLGLTLFNRSTRTPELTPVAHEVVARARALLADYDNLVPSVLADGGLSGVLKLGALGTTLTGLTPQAVAVFKGRFPAVGLHIRPALTGVSLAEIERGNLDAALITKPHLMPEGLVFRPLAEEPMHLIAAHEDSVDDPLVLLRTRPYIRFNRSAVLGTLIDNWILSKRIRVTETMELDSPEAISSMVHANLGVSIVPDLTVQPLERAPVKHLSLGPDRPTRVIGLAYPEDHIKARAMDELFDAFASVIATARAGARAGRP from the coding sequence ATGACCATTCGCCTGTTGCGCACCCTTGTTGCGGTGGCCGACAACAAGACATTCAGCGCGGCGGCATCCGCCGTCCATGTCACCCATGCCGCTGTCAGTCAGCAAATGCAGACGCTGGAAGCGGATCTGGGCCTGACCCTGTTCAACCGATCCACGCGCACCCCCGAATTGACCCCTGTGGCGCACGAGGTTGTGGCCAGAGCCCGGGCGCTGTTGGCGGATTACGACAATCTGGTGCCGTCCGTCTTGGCGGATGGCGGTCTGAGCGGTGTGCTGAAGCTGGGCGCATTGGGTACGACACTGACGGGTTTGACGCCGCAGGCCGTCGCGGTTTTCAAGGGGCGGTTCCCGGCGGTCGGGTTGCATATTCGCCCGGCGCTGACAGGTGTGTCCCTGGCCGAGATCGAGCGGGGCAACCTGGATGCCGCCCTGATCACGAAACCCCATCTGATGCCCGAGGGCCTTGTGTTCCGTCCCCTGGCCGAAGAGCCCATGCACCTGATTGCGGCGCATGAGGACTCCGTCGACGATCCGCTGGTTCTGTTGCGGACGCGGCCTTACATCCGGTTCAATCGAAGTGCGGTTCTGGGCACGCTGATTGACAATTGGATTCTGTCCAAGAGGATCCGCGTCACCGAGACGATGGAACTGGACAGTCCCGAGGCGATTTCCAGCATGGTCCACGCCAATCTGGGTGTATCCATTGTGCCCGATCTGACCGTGCAACCGCTGGAACGCGCACCGGTCAAGCACCTGTCGCTTGGCCCGGACCGGCCCACCCGTGTGATTGGTCTGGCCTATCCCGAAGATCACATCAAAGCGCGTGCCATGGACGAGTTGTTTGACGCCTTTGCCAGCGTCATTGCAACGGCACGCGCAGGCGCGCGCGCGGGTCGACCATGA
- a CDS encoding FAD-binding protein → MKISEIERHETDILILGTGGAGLFAALHAQQTAPEGTRITIAVKGLIGKCGCTRMVQGGYNVALGGGDTVERHFMDTIQGGKWLPNQDMAWRLCEQAVVRIRELENEVGCFFDRNPDGSLHQKAFAGQTADRTVHKGDLTGIEIINRLMEKVLASGVEKLQEHRAVGLIPTRDRSALAGVLMIDMRTGRFRLVRAKTVLMATGGGPTMYKYHTPSGDKTMDGLAMALRAGLPLRDMEMVQFHPTGLLAGDHTRMTGTVLEEGLRGAGGQLINHAGQRFMFDYDGKGERATRDVVSRGIYAEMRKNNNPDQEGVFISMSHLGPEWVAQKFKGMVKRCADSGFDLAAGKVEVVPTAHYFMGGVVVDVDTRTAMEGLYVAGEDAGGAHGSNRLGGNGVANSTVYGGIAGDTMGQDVGGMTLRDPDEDVLAAEFERATYPLTRKPDLILPLRKELQDLMWEEVGVMRTEAGMKRGLDGIAKVSDALMHVGVDDSNLAFNLTWHDWLNLRSLCDVSEVITKAGIARENSRGAHYREDFPGDGGLENSDFTVATLQGEDVTVSRDPVQFTIVRPGETILPEGEPETLVAAQ, encoded by the coding sequence ATGAAGATTTCAGAAATCGAACGCCACGAAACGGACATCCTGATCCTCGGCACCGGGGGGGCAGGATTGTTTGCCGCGCTGCATGCCCAGCAAACCGCGCCCGAGGGGACCAGGATCACCATCGCGGTCAAAGGGCTGATCGGCAAGTGCGGCTGCACGCGGATGGTCCAAGGGGGCTACAACGTCGCCCTGGGTGGCGGTGACACGGTCGAGCGGCACTTCATGGACACGATCCAGGGCGGCAAGTGGTTGCCCAATCAGGACATGGCGTGGCGGCTGTGCGAACAGGCCGTTGTTCGGATTCGAGAGTTGGAGAACGAGGTCGGTTGCTTCTTTGACCGCAACCCGGACGGCTCACTGCATCAAAAGGCGTTTGCGGGGCAGACTGCGGACCGGACCGTGCACAAAGGCGACCTGACGGGGATCGAGATCATCAATCGGCTGATGGAGAAGGTGCTGGCATCGGGTGTCGAAAAGCTGCAGGAACACCGCGCCGTCGGCCTGATCCCAACCAGGGATCGCAGCGCGCTGGCGGGTGTCCTGATGATCGACATGCGCACCGGGCGCTTCCGTCTGGTGCGGGCCAAGACGGTGCTGATGGCCACCGGCGGTGGCCCGACCATGTACAAGTACCACACGCCAAGCGGTGACAAGACGATGGACGGTCTCGCCATGGCGCTGCGGGCGGGGCTGCCCTTGCGCGATATGGAGATGGTGCAGTTCCACCCCACGGGCCTTCTGGCCGGGGATCACACCCGCATGACCGGCACGGTTCTTGAGGAAGGGTTGCGTGGCGCAGGCGGACAGCTGATCAACCACGCAGGCCAGCGGTTCATGTTCGACTACGATGGCAAGGGCGAACGGGCCACGCGCGACGTGGTCAGCCGGGGTATCTATGCCGAGATGCGCAAGAACAACAATCCGGACCAGGAGGGGGTGTTCATCTCCATGTCTCACCTAGGTCCCGAATGGGTGGCGCAGAAGTTCAAGGGCATGGTCAAACGCTGCGCCGACAGCGGCTTTGATCTGGCTGCGGGCAAGGTCGAGGTGGTGCCGACCGCCCACTACTTCATGGGCGGCGTGGTTGTGGACGTGGACACGCGCACCGCGATGGAAGGGCTCTATGTCGCGGGCGAAGACGCAGGCGGCGCGCACGGGTCGAACCGTCTGGGCGGCAACGGCGTCGCCAACTCCACCGTCTATGGCGGCATCGCGGGCGATACGATGGGACAGGATGTGGGCGGAATGACCCTGCGCGACCCGGACGAAGACGTGCTGGCCGCCGAATTCGAACGCGCCACCTATCCGCTCACCCGCAAACCCGACCTGATCCTGCCCCTGCGCAAAGAGTTACAGGACCTGATGTGGGAGGAAGTCGGCGTAATGCGCACCGAGGCGGGCATGAAGCGCGGACTGGACGGGATCGCAAAGGTATCGGATGCGCTGATGCATGTCGGTGTCGATGACAGCAACCTTGCCTTCAACCTCACCTGGCACGACTGGCTGAACCTCCGCTCGCTGTGCGATGTCTCCGAGGTGATCACGAAGGCCGGAATCGCCCGCGAAAACTCGCGCGGTGCGCATTACCGCGAGGACTTTCCCGGAGACGGCGGTTTAGAAAATAGTGACTTCACCGTGGCGACGCTACAAGGCGAAGACGTTACTGTGTCCCGGGACCCCGTTCAGTTCACAATCGTCCGCCCTGGCGAAACGATCCTGCCCGAGGGTGAGCCAGAGACATTGGTCGCAGCGCAATGA
- a CDS encoding fumarate hydratase C-terminal domain-containing protein, translated as MSPREVRLSTTPTDEAIADLRLGDVVYLDGLMYTAREGVYMRALEDKANIPMELPSQSAANFHCSPAARINADGSFDMGAVTATASFRFAKWLPEWMAKTGAKLIVGKGGMTSRDYKDYFVPNGAVYLSTVGYGTGALLGRGVENVEAVHWNEELGLAQAMWVIKCNRMGPFIVASDMNGDCLFERENAKIAQNVARVYEGTKPAVLKRYGESDDRTDEVI; from the coding sequence ATGAGCCCCCGCGAAGTGCGCCTGTCCACCACCCCCACAGACGAAGCCATCGCTGACCTGCGCCTTGGCGATGTCGTCTACCTCGACGGTCTGATGTATACCGCGCGCGAGGGTGTCTACATGCGCGCGCTCGAGGACAAGGCGAACATCCCGATGGAACTGCCCAGCCAATCGGCGGCCAACTTCCACTGCTCGCCCGCCGCGCGCATCAATGCCGATGGCAGCTTTGACATGGGCGCAGTCACCGCCACGGCATCCTTCCGCTTTGCCAAATGGTTGCCCGAATGGATGGCCAAGACGGGGGCCAAGCTGATTGTCGGCAAGGGCGGGATGACGTCCCGGGACTACAAGGACTACTTCGTCCCAAACGGGGCCGTGTACCTGTCTACCGTCGGCTACGGCACCGGTGCGCTGCTGGGGCGCGGGGTCGAAAACGTCGAAGCGGTGCACTGGAATGAGGAACTGGGCCTTGCCCAGGCCATGTGGGTCATCAAGTGCAACAGGATGGGCCCGTTCATCGTCGCGTCCGACATGAACGGGGACTGTCTGTTCGAACGCGAGAACGCCAAGATTGCACAGAACGTGGCGCGGGTTTACGAGGGGACAAAGCCTGCGGTGCTCAAGCGTTACGGCGAAAGCGACGACCGCACGGACGAAGTTATCTGA
- a CDS encoding succinate dehydrogenase produces the protein MLSLRLYMLQRITALLMAPLVIGHLAVMIYAIQGGLSAAEILGRTQGSVAWFLFYGLFVVAVSIHGAIGVRTIAYEWGRLKGPALEAAMWIIGLGLLSLGARAVWAVTFA, from the coding sequence ATGCTGTCCTTGCGCCTTTACATGCTGCAACGGATCACGGCGCTGCTGATGGCACCGCTGGTGATCGGCCATCTTGCCGTGATGATCTACGCCATCCAGGGTGGGCTGAGTGCCGCCGAAATTCTGGGCCGCACCCAGGGCTCGGTCGCATGGTTCCTGTTTTACGGCCTGTTTGTCGTGGCTGTGTCGATCCACGGCGCAATCGGGGTGCGGACCATCGCGTATGAATGGGGCAGGTTGAAAGGCCCTGCGCTCGAAGCGGCAATGTGGATCATTGGCCTTGGCCTCCTTTCACTCGGAGCGCGGGCCGTCTGGGCCGTGACCTTCGCATGA
- a CDS encoding homocysteine S-methyltransferase family protein, with protein MTVRLLPHQTDRHYLVYAGTGTDLIFNRGIDLPGFASFPLVQNADTRAVLVQQMRELIEVAQAAGLGAIIDTPTWTANRDRAAGLGYSADQLIAINQQAVIMMRELRDSIAADNILLALCLGPGRDPYGSDDPLSVEDARAYHRTQIETVKDLGIDLVNAYTFNKVDEAAGAVLAAKDLQVPVALSLVVETDGKLDDGTPVADAVARIDTLTQQGPAYYMINCVHPDHFAGVLSGIPRLKGLVANASRCAHAELDEATTLDDGDPSELGAQIAHLAAAYPALNVLGGCCGTDMRHMRKIAEEITT; from the coding sequence ATGACCGTACGGCTGCTTCCACACCAAACTGACAGGCACTATCTAGTCTACGCGGGCACGGGCACTGACCTCATCTTCAACCGTGGTATCGACCTGCCGGGTTTTGCATCTTTTCCGTTGGTCCAAAACGCAGACACGCGGGCAGTACTGGTGCAGCAAATGCGCGAACTGATTGAAGTCGCGCAAGCCGCCGGACTGGGTGCCATCATCGACACGCCAACCTGGACCGCCAACCGCGACCGGGCAGCTGGCCTTGGGTATAGCGCCGACCAGCTGATTGCGATCAACCAACAGGCCGTGATCATGATGCGCGAACTGCGGGACAGCATCGCGGCGGACAATATATTGCTTGCGCTTTGCCTTGGGCCCGGGCGAGACCCCTATGGTTCGGACGACCCGCTGTCGGTCGAAGACGCGCGCGCGTACCACAGGACCCAAATCGAAACGGTCAAGGACCTCGGCATTGACCTAGTCAACGCCTACACCTTCAACAAGGTGGACGAGGCGGCGGGCGCGGTGCTGGCTGCCAAGGATCTGCAAGTGCCGGTTGCCCTGTCGCTGGTGGTCGAAACCGACGGCAAGCTCGACGACGGAACACCGGTAGCCGATGCCGTCGCCCGGATCGACACGCTGACACAGCAAGGTCCGGCTTACTACATGATCAATTGCGTACATCCCGATCACTTCGCCGGTGTGCTGAGTGGCATACCGAGGTTGAAAGGGTTGGTCGCCAACGCGTCGCGGTGCGCTCATGCCGAACTCGACGAGGCTACAACACTGGACGACGGTGACCCGAGCGAACTGGGCGCACAGATCGCCCATCTCGCGGCCGCATATCCGGCCCTGAACGTACTGGGTGGGTGCTGCGGGACTGACATGCGGCACATGCGCAAAATCGCAGAGGAAATCACGACATGA
- a CDS encoding zinc-binding dehydrogenase, giving the protein MRAAVVRTFGEDLSIETVADPDCPDNGVVLEVAACGVCRSDYHGWTGEHPKVQNGSILGHEYCGTVVAAGKGARHAIGDRLIAPFILSCGDCPACHTGVSNTCAHQIVPGFGTPGAYAQYVAVPFDHNLVHLPDTMSPALAAGLGCRVTTAWHALTDRANVRAGEWVAVHGTGGIGLAAMLLAKMLGARVVVVDVVDEKLTHAKALGADATVNATHGDVAAAIHDITAGGAHVSIEALGIEATTNASVECLRILGRHVHVGMPAGSGMMQINMRAIYAKQLSFFGTRGMPAWKYPTLLDMIERGDVDLSPMVARKVPLSGASAELRAMHGPTAPGTAVITEFTG; this is encoded by the coding sequence ATGCGCGCCGCGGTCGTACGTACATTCGGAGAAGACTTGTCCATTGAAACCGTTGCCGATCCGGACTGCCCGGACAACGGCGTGGTTCTCGAGGTCGCCGCCTGCGGCGTATGCCGGTCGGATTACCACGGCTGGACGGGCGAGCATCCCAAGGTGCAGAACGGATCAATCCTCGGGCACGAATACTGCGGCACGGTGGTCGCGGCAGGCAAGGGCGCACGACATGCAATCGGCGACCGGCTGATTGCGCCCTTCATCCTGTCTTGCGGCGATTGTCCGGCCTGCCACACCGGAGTGTCGAACACGTGCGCCCATCAGATCGTTCCCGGCTTTGGCACGCCGGGCGCCTATGCGCAGTATGTCGCGGTGCCCTTCGATCACAACCTTGTCCATCTGCCCGACACGATGTCGCCTGCGCTGGCCGCCGGGTTGGGCTGCCGGGTGACCACCGCGTGGCACGCGTTGACCGACCGGGCAAATGTCCGGGCCGGAGAATGGGTCGCCGTACATGGCACGGGCGGCATCGGCCTCGCCGCGATGCTGTTGGCCAAGATGCTGGGCGCCCGGGTCGTGGTGGTCGACGTCGTTGACGAAAAGCTGACCCACGCCAAGGCGCTGGGGGCAGATGCCACGGTCAATGCGACGCACGGCGACGTGGCGGCCGCGATCCATGACATCACCGCTGGCGGTGCCCATGTGTCGATCGAGGCACTGGGCATCGAGGCAACCACCAATGCGTCTGTCGAGTGTCTGCGCATTCTGGGCCGCCATGTGCATGTCGGAATGCCTGCCGGGTCGGGCATGATGCAGATCAACATGCGGGCGATCTATGCAAAGCAGCTGTCCTTTTTCGGGACGCGCGGCATGCCCGCCTGGAAGTACCCCACGCTGCTGGACATGATCGAGCGGGGTGATGTTGACCTGTCGCCCATGGTCGCACGCAAAGTGCCCTTGTCCGGTGCCAGTGCAGAACTGCGGGCTATGCACGGGCCCACCGCGCCCGGCACCGCCGTCATCACGGAATTCACCGGCTAG
- a CDS encoding nitroreductase family protein — translation MTDRPDPDLNDALMERYGDAVDAPDMPADVRQSLRRMASRGSCRRFQPTPVPDDLLQTLCAVALAAPTKSDLQQRDIVALKSEDRRARLADLVAGQDWVAAAPMVLVFCGNNRRQRLLHDWHDVPFANDHMDAVINAAADAAIAMAAFVTAAEAAGLGCCPISAVRNDAAAVSDLLGLPEHVFPFAGLAVGYPAHPPEIAMRLPLHVTCHVDTYREDGLKESVAAYDVRRARAQPYNRQRFVATFGTSDTYGWSEDKVRQYSQPERAEFGAFLRARGFQLD, via the coding sequence ATGACCGACAGACCTGATCCCGATCTGAATGACGCCTTGATGGAACGCTATGGCGACGCCGTGGATGCACCGGATATGCCTGCGGATGTCCGTCAGTCATTGCGCCGGATGGCATCGCGCGGGTCTTGTCGTCGGTTCCAGCCGACGCCGGTGCCCGATGATCTCTTGCAAACGCTATGTGCCGTTGCGCTGGCGGCGCCCACGAAGAGCGATTTGCAGCAACGCGACATCGTGGCGCTGAAGTCCGAGGATCGGCGGGCAAGGCTGGCTGATCTGGTGGCGGGGCAAGACTGGGTGGCGGCCGCACCCATGGTGCTTGTGTTCTGTGGCAACAACCGACGCCAACGCCTGTTGCATGACTGGCATGATGTGCCATTTGCCAATGATCACATGGATGCGGTCATCAATGCGGCAGCTGATGCGGCGATTGCGATGGCGGCATTTGTCACGGCGGCCGAGGCGGCCGGATTGGGGTGCTGTCCGATCAGTGCTGTGCGCAATGACGCGGCAGCGGTGTCCGACCTGTTGGGGTTGCCTGAACACGTCTTCCCCTTTGCAGGTCTTGCCGTTGGATATCCTGCCCACCCTCCAGAAATCGCGATGCGCCTGCCCCTGCATGTGACCTGTCATGTCGATACCTATCGGGAGGACGGGTTGAAAGAGAGTGTCGCGGCCTATGACGTCCGCCGTGCCCGCGCCCAGCCCTACAACCGCCAACGGTTTGTCGCGACGTTCGGGACATCGGATACATATGGCTGGTCAGAGGACAAAGTCCGCCAATACAGCCAGCCGGAACGCGCGGAGTTCGGCGCGTTCCTGCGGGCGCGGGGCTTTCAACTCGATTAG
- a CDS encoding sulfite exporter TauE/SafE family protein, translated as MPDLSLIAFASAVLLLAGTVKGFIGLGMPTVALTLLTLQLDARSAVSLVVIPMLLSNLWQFWRGPDMAGCVRRHWRYAAILILFVAATVWFSQSAPDRFLRAVLGSFVLVFCYFSWRNMVPRIPDRRVRLFEGISAVTAGLVGGLTAAWAPPLAMYLTGLRLDRDAFVQALGFLITAGSVSIFVMYIAVGHSTGPDLAISAFLFLPALIGFSAGEALRHRTEPEQFKTYFLAAFSLLGANLLFGTIFG; from the coding sequence ATGCCCGATCTGTCCCTGATTGCATTTGCAAGCGCCGTTCTGTTGCTGGCGGGAACGGTAAAGGGGTTCATCGGGTTGGGCATGCCGACCGTTGCGCTGACACTGTTGACGCTTCAGCTTGACGCGCGATCCGCGGTTTCACTGGTCGTGATCCCCATGTTGCTCAGCAATCTCTGGCAGTTCTGGCGCGGACCGGACATGGCCGGATGCGTGCGGCGGCATTGGCGCTACGCGGCCATCCTGATCCTGTTTGTGGCGGCAACGGTCTGGTTCAGCCAATCCGCACCCGACAGGTTTCTGCGCGCCGTTCTTGGCAGTTTTGTGCTGGTGTTCTGCTATTTCAGCTGGCGCAACATGGTACCCCGGATCCCCGACCGCCGCGTGCGCCTGTTCGAGGGGATCAGCGCGGTGACCGCCGGGCTGGTCGGCGGATTGACGGCCGCCTGGGCGCCGCCCTTGGCAATGTACCTGACCGGCCTTCGACTGGACCGGGACGCCTTTGTTCAGGCACTGGGCTTCCTGATCACAGCGGGTAGCGTTTCAATCTTTGTGATGTACATCGCCGTCGGGCACAGCACTGGCCCGGATCTGGCAATCTCGGCCTTTCTGTTCCTCCCCGCGCTGATCGGCTTTTCAGCAGGAGAGGCCTTGCGGCACCGGACCGAGCCAGAGCAGTTCAAGACGTACTTCCTCGCGGCGTTTTCGCTGCTGGGCGCCAATCTGCTTTTTGGCACGATCTTCGGATAG
- the sdhC gene encoding succinate dehydrogenase, cytochrome b556 subunit, which translates to MSAAGITSRAHPLWLAYILHRLSGLGLALFLPVHFWILSLALTSPARLDSFLAFTDIGIVKLAEFGLVFLLAVHMFGGLRLMAMEWLPWTPPQKTLAAGATAVSFLIATLFLMQAV; encoded by the coding sequence ATGAGCGCGGCCGGCATCACATCCCGCGCGCATCCGCTGTGGCTGGCCTATATCCTGCATCGGCTGTCCGGGCTTGGCCTTGCCCTGTTTCTGCCTGTCCACTTCTGGATCCTGTCGCTGGCGCTCACCAGTCCCGCGCGGTTGGACAGCTTTCTGGCCTTCACCGACATTGGCATTGTAAAACTTGCAGAATTTGGCCTCGTTTTTCTTTTGGCCGTCCATATGTTCGGCGGTCTGCGGCTGATGGCGATGGAATGGCTGCCATGGACGCCACCGCAAAAGACACTGGCCGCCGGGGCTACAGCCGTGTCTTTCCTGATTGCCACGCTATTTCTGATGCAGGCGGTGTGA
- a CDS encoding 2Fe-2S iron-sulfur cluster-binding protein, producing the protein MSTQTIKVTIERAVDAQAVFDVPAYESQTVLDVVSWVQQNADPTLSYRFACRVGMCGSCAMMVNGVPRWTCRTHISKVLTGDAVTIGPLRNLPVIKDLVVDMDPFFDKWVNAEGVHHGALTRNDPIAPVDEASTARVEANAGIECINCSVCYAACDTVAGNPDYLGPAALQRAWTLLNDAKDEGRVAILDAVSGSGGCHNCHSMGSCTAYCPNDLDPMSAIAGLKRETAKSFFRRGR; encoded by the coding sequence ATGTCAACCCAGACGATCAAGGTGACGATCGAGCGCGCAGTGGACGCTCAGGCCGTGTTCGATGTCCCCGCCTACGAAAGCCAGACGGTGCTGGACGTCGTGTCCTGGGTGCAGCAGAACGCCGACCCGACGCTCAGCTATCGCTTTGCCTGTCGTGTCGGGATGTGCGGCAGCTGCGCCATGATGGTGAATGGTGTTCCGCGGTGGACCTGCCGCACGCACATATCGAAGGTGCTGACGGGCGACGCGGTCACGATTGGCCCCTTGCGCAACCTGCCGGTGATCAAGGACCTCGTGGTCGACATGGACCCGTTCTTTGACAAATGGGTGAACGCGGAAGGGGTGCATCACGGTGCCCTGACGCGCAACGATCCTATCGCCCCTGTGGACGAGGCCAGCACCGCACGTGTCGAGGCGAATGCCGGTATCGAATGCATCAACTGCTCGGTCTGTTATGCGGCTTGTGACACGGTTGCGGGCAACCCCGACTACCTTGGCCCTGCCGCCTTGCAACGGGCATGGACCCTGCTCAATGACGCAAAGGACGAAGGGCGCGTTGCGATCCTTGACGCGGTGTCGGGGTCCGGCGGGTGCCACAACTGCCACTCAATGGGGTCATGCACCGCCTATTGCCCCAACGATCTGGACCCGATGTCAGCCATCGCCGGCCTGAAACGCGAAACGGCCAAGTCGTTTTTCCGGAGGGGGCGCTGA
- a CDS encoding XRE family transcriptional regulator translates to MLHKKGNSFHRECEGRVSASEYRKAISAALSQELGGAGQAAKATMRWTGASERTAKNWISGSYGPTAEHLIELMRHSDTVLNVVLGLSGRPEAMTMERINAARDELADVLEKLDLLCGSQDTK, encoded by the coding sequence ATGTTGCATAAAAAGGGCAACTCGTTTCATCGAGAATGCGAAGGGCGTGTTTCTGCGTCAGAATACCGAAAAGCAATCAGCGCTGCGCTGTCTCAAGAACTTGGCGGTGCTGGTCAGGCAGCAAAAGCAACCATGCGGTGGACCGGCGCGAGCGAACGCACAGCGAAGAACTGGATATCCGGTTCGTACGGACCAACGGCCGAGCATCTGATCGAACTGATGAGGCATTCCGACACAGTACTGAATGTGGTCTTAGGACTTTCTGGAAGGCCGGAGGCCATGACGATGGAACGTATCAATGCCGCAAGAGATGAACTGGCCGACGTCCTTGAAAAGCTCGATCTTCTGTGTGGGTCACAAGATACCAAATAG